A single genomic interval of Stieleria maiorica harbors:
- the rplV gene encoding 50S ribosomal protein L22 — MSTFVASHRNARISAQKVRLVADLVRGQYADEALDTLKYQPQRGARMLEKVIRSAVANAMDPDQTGGNPHRIDDLVLTDVRVDGGSMFRRMRPKARGSAHIIKKRSSHISVKVTPIDEI, encoded by the coding sequence ATGTCAACATTTGTAGCAAGCCATCGCAACGCTCGGATCAGCGCCCAAAAGGTGCGGCTGGTCGCCGACCTGGTGCGTGGCCAGTACGCCGACGAAGCGCTCGATACGTTGAAGTATCAGCCGCAACGCGGTGCCCGGATGCTGGAAAAGGTGATTCGCAGTGCGGTTGCAAACGCGATGGACCCCGACCAGACCGGCGGAAACCCGCATCGGATCGACGACTTGGTTTTGACCGATGTGCGAGTCGACGGCGGATCGATGTTCCGGCGGATGCGTCCCAAGGCACGCGGCAGTGCACACATCATCAAAAAACGCAGCAGCCACATCAGCGTCAAAGTGACGCCGATCGACGAAATTTAG
- the rpsC gene encoding 30S ribosomal protein S3 — protein MGQKVNPIAFRTGVTRGWCSRWYASKQDFADLLVEDRKLRNFITNHPKKNQYKNAGIDRIEIERTRDEVRVMMYVARPGLIIGKKGQEIEILQAELQNLIGRRINLKVEEVGRPELQAQLVAEDIAQQLQKRSSFRRTMKRSLEQTMDAGAKGIKIQLAGRLGGAEMARREKQSMGSIPLSTLQAKIDYGTTEAMTPQGHIGVQVWINQGIYGDDNDGADAQTGQASKKPKRAHKR, from the coding sequence ATGGGACAGAAAGTCAATCCAATCGCGTTTCGAACCGGTGTCACCCGCGGCTGGTGCAGTCGATGGTACGCGTCGAAACAAGATTTTGCGGACCTGTTGGTCGAAGACCGCAAACTGCGGAACTTCATCACCAACCACCCCAAGAAGAACCAATACAAGAACGCCGGGATCGATCGCATCGAGATCGAACGGACGCGTGACGAAGTGCGAGTGATGATGTACGTCGCTCGGCCGGGATTGATCATCGGCAAGAAAGGCCAGGAGATCGAGATCCTGCAGGCAGAACTGCAGAACTTGATCGGCCGCCGGATCAACTTGAAGGTCGAAGAAGTCGGCCGACCCGAGCTGCAGGCTCAATTGGTCGCCGAGGACATCGCACAGCAGTTGCAGAAGCGGTCCAGTTTCCGGCGGACGATGAAGCGATCGCTGGAACAGACGATGGACGCCGGTGCCAAGGGCATCAAGATCCAGCTGGCCGGGCGATTGGGCGGAGCGGAAATGGCTCGCCGAGAAAAACAAAGCATGGGCTCGATTCCGTTGAGCACATTGCAAGCGAAGATCGATTACGGAACGACCGAAGCGATGACGCCACAGGGGCACATCGGAGTTCAGGTCTGGATTAACCAAGGTATTTACGGAGACGACAACGATGGCGCTGATGCCCAAACGGGTCAAGCATCGAAAAAGCCAAAGAGGGCGCATAAAAGGTAG
- the rplP gene encoding 50S ribosomal protein L16, with amino-acid sequence MPKRVKHRKSQRGRIKGSATRGNTVVFGDYGIQSLEPGWIKATTIEAGRIAAQQYVRGEGKLYIRVFPDKSVTSTPLETRMGKGKGEPDFWAAVVKPGTVLYELGGVTEQQAKVCFARLASKLPVKVRFVERRTF; translated from the coding sequence ATGCCCAAACGGGTCAAGCATCGAAAAAGCCAAAGAGGGCGCATAAAAGGTAGTGCGACTCGTGGCAACACGGTCGTCTTTGGTGACTACGGGATCCAGTCATTGGAACCCGGTTGGATCAAAGCGACGACGATTGAAGCGGGACGGATTGCGGCTCAGCAATACGTCCGTGGCGAAGGAAAACTGTACATCCGGGTGTTTCCCGACAAGTCCGTCACCAGCACCCCGCTGGAAACACGGATGGGGAAAGGTAAGGGTGAGCCGGATTTCTGGGCCGCAGTCGTCAAGCCGGGGACCGTGCTCTACGAACTCGGCGGTGTGACCGAACAGCAAGCCAAGGTTTGTTTCGCCCGATTGGCGAGCAAGCTGCCGGTGAAAGTACGCTTCGTCGAACGGCGGACGTTCTAA
- the rpmC gene encoding 50S ribosomal protein L29 gives MTSNSELREMSDEQLEATAAEAAADLFRLRFQSQSERLNTPSDIRKNRRLIARVKTIQTERSKAANNTPAEA, from the coding sequence ATGACCAGCAACAGCGAACTGAGAGAGATGAGCGACGAACAGCTCGAAGCAACCGCGGCCGAAGCGGCTGCCGATTTGTTTCGACTGCGTTTCCAGTCTCAGTCGGAGCGTTTGAACACGCCCAGCGACATCCGCAAAAACCGACGTTTGATTGCTCGAGTCAAGACGATTCAGACCGAGCGAAGCAAAGCAGCCAACAACACCCCAGCCGAAGCGTAG
- the rpsQ gene encoding 30S ribosomal protein S17 yields MPKRVVSGIVTSDKMDKTRRVEINRLVKHPKYKKYISRRSVCHVHDEANESGVGDRVEIIESEPLSKLKRWRLVRVIEKSTEVDLVALRAARKEAEQAEAASAGSESE; encoded by the coding sequence ATGCCAAAACGCGTAGTTTCGGGCATCGTCACCAGCGACAAGATGGACAAGACGCGCCGCGTCGAAATCAATCGTTTGGTGAAGCACCCCAAGTACAAGAAATATATCAGCCGCCGATCGGTGTGCCACGTCCACGACGAGGCCAACGAGTCCGGCGTCGGCGATCGCGTCGAGATCATCGAATCCGAACCGCTGAGCAAGTTGAAGCGGTGGCGTTTGGTGCGGGTGATCGAGAAGAGCACCGAAGTCGATTTGGTCGCCTTGCGTGCCGCACGCAAGGAAGCCGAGCAAGCAGAGGCTGCGTCGGCCGGATCCGAAAGCGAGTAA
- the rplN gene encoding 50S ribosomal protein L14, producing MIQQETRLDVADNTGARQVMCIKVLGGSRRRFARVGDVIICSVKSVIPGSEIKKKAIVRAVIVRTKTPTRRGDGSYIKFDSNAVVLIDKDKAPRGTRIFGAVARELREQSFMKIVSLANEVV from the coding sequence ATGATCCAACAAGAAACCCGTCTCGACGTTGCCGACAACACCGGTGCCCGTCAGGTGATGTGCATCAAGGTCCTCGGCGGCAGCCGGCGCCGGTTCGCCCGCGTCGGTGACGTCATCATCTGCAGCGTCAAGAGCGTGATCCCGGGCAGCGAGATCAAGAAGAAGGCGATCGTCCGTGCGGTGATCGTGCGGACCAAGACCCCGACGCGTCGGGGTGACGGCAGTTACATCAAGTTCGACAGCAACGCCGTGGTCCTGATCGACAAAGACAAGGCGCCCCGCGGTACGCGGATTTTCGGTGCGGTCGCTCGGGAATTGCGTGAGCAGAGCTTCATGAAGATCGTCAGCCTGGCCAACGAAGTGGTCTAA
- the rplX gene encoding 50S ribosomal protein L24 has product MLLKVEDEVLVIAGGDKGHRGKVLVVDRKQNKVVVEGAGLVRKHVRKSQKNPQGGRLSKEMPIHASNVMVIDPTTDKPTRIGVRYLDDGTKERFAKKSGASLGKISPPRDKYKKA; this is encoded by the coding sequence ATGTTGCTCAAAGTTGAAGACGAAGTGCTAGTGATCGCCGGAGGTGACAAGGGTCATCGCGGCAAGGTCCTGGTCGTCGATCGCAAACAGAACAAAGTTGTCGTCGAAGGCGCCGGCTTGGTGCGGAAGCATGTCCGCAAGAGCCAGAAGAACCCGCAAGGCGGGCGTCTGAGCAAGGAGATGCCGATTCACGCCAGTAACGTGATGGTCATCGACCCGACGACCGACAAGCCGACGCGGATCGGAGTCCGATACCTGGACGACGGTACCAAGGAACGATTTGCAAAGAAGAGCGGTGCAAGCCTGGGAAAAATCTCCCCGCCCCGTGACAAGTACAAGAAGGCGTGA
- the rplE gene encoding 50S ribosomal protein L5: protein MATKPRLQSTYEDSIRQALVERYGYKNPHQVPRLEKITLNMGVGQAIGDKKILDLAYDAMTQIAGQKPVMTVARKSIANFRLREGMPIGCMVTLRRQHMYEFLDRMVSIVLPRVRDFRGISRKAFDRRGNYTMGLTEQLVFPELNPDKFTRPQGMNITYVTSAKTDDEARTLLELFGMPFKAAPGKSDAA from the coding sequence ATGGCAACCAAACCACGACTGCAATCCACCTACGAAGATTCCATCCGCCAGGCGCTCGTCGAACGCTACGGATACAAGAACCCGCACCAGGTTCCGCGGCTGGAAAAGATCACGCTGAACATGGGCGTCGGCCAAGCGATCGGGGACAAAAAGATCCTCGACCTGGCCTACGATGCGATGACCCAGATCGCCGGTCAAAAACCGGTGATGACGGTCGCCCGCAAATCGATCGCGAACTTCCGCTTGCGTGAAGGCATGCCGATCGGATGCATGGTGACCCTGCGTCGACAACACATGTACGAATTCCTGGACCGGATGGTCTCGATCGTTCTGCCCCGAGTTCGCGACTTTCGCGGGATCAGCCGCAAAGCGTTCGACCGCCGCGGGAACTACACGATGGGTTTGACCGAGCAATTGGTCTTCCCCGAACTGAACCCTGACAAATTCACCCGCCCGCAGGGCATGAACATCACGTACGTCACGTCGGCCAAGACCGATGACGAAGCACGCACGTTGTTGGAATTGTTCGGCATGCCGTTCAAAGCGGCACCGGGTAAGAGCGACGCCGCGTGA
- a CDS encoding type Z 30S ribosomal protein S14, with amino-acid sequence MASKSKIAKANRKPKFSTRRENRCKFCGRPRSVYRKFGLCRICFRENANLGLIPGVRKASW; translated from the coding sequence GTGGCAAGTAAATCAAAAATCGCCAAGGCAAATCGGAAGCCGAAGTTCAGTACCCGGCGCGAGAACCGATGCAAGTTTTGTGGTCGACCTCGTTCGGTCTACCGCAAGTTCGGTTTGTGCCGAATCTGTTTCCGCGAAAATGCGAACTTGGGTTTGATCCCCGGTGTTCGTAAGGCCAGTTGGTAA
- the rpsH gene encoding 30S ribosomal protein S8 gives MMTDPIADMLTRIRNAVRVERAFVDIPASRVKRGIADVLKREGFIWDWAEVEESPVNLLRLELKYGSNGERVIQSIRRMSKPGRRLYAHCKDLKPVLGGMGITIISTSKGVISDREARREKIGGEILCEVA, from the coding sequence ATGATGACAGACCCGATTGCCGATATGTTGACCCGAATCCGCAATGCCGTTCGCGTGGAACGTGCGTTTGTGGACATCCCTGCCAGCCGCGTCAAGCGTGGTATTGCCGACGTGCTGAAGCGCGAAGGTTTTATCTGGGATTGGGCGGAGGTCGAAGAAAGCCCCGTCAACCTGCTCCGCCTGGAACTGAAATACGGTTCCAACGGCGAGCGAGTGATCCAATCCATTCGCCGCATGAGCAAACCCGGACGCCGCTTGTACGCCCACTGCAAAGACCTGAAACCGGTCTTGGGCGGGATGGGCATCACGATCATCAGCACCAGCAAAGGTGTGATCAGTGATCGTGAAGCACGACGCGAAAAGATCGGCGGCGAAATCCTTTGCGAAGTCGCCTAA
- the rplF gene encoding 50S ribosomal protein L6, translating to MSRIGKKPVQIPSGVTVGVADRVITVEGAKGKLTFTHRPEISVDVEGDTVTCSRSGEDRTSRELHGLTRAIIGNMVEGVTNGYEKKLEIVGVGYLASISGDTLQLRVGYANELHRKIPSDLTVTCPDQTHVVVQGCDKQKVTQFAAEIRSLRKPEPYKGKGIRYQGEQVKIKPGKSATK from the coding sequence ATGAGTCGTATCGGAAAGAAACCAGTCCAGATCCCCAGCGGTGTGACCGTCGGCGTCGCCGATCGTGTCATCACCGTCGAGGGGGCCAAGGGCAAACTGACGTTCACCCACCGTCCCGAGATCTCGGTCGACGTCGAAGGGGACACCGTCACCTGCTCACGCAGCGGCGAAGATCGAACCAGCCGTGAACTGCACGGGCTGACCCGTGCGATCATCGGCAACATGGTCGAAGGCGTCACCAACGGCTATGAGAAGAAGCTCGAGATCGTCGGCGTCGGTTACCTGGCCAGCATCTCCGGCGATACGCTGCAGCTGCGTGTCGGTTATGCCAACGAACTTCATCGCAAGATCCCCAGCGATCTGACCGTCACCTGCCCCGACCAGACGCACGTCGTCGTCCAGGGCTGCGACAAGCAGAAAGTCACCCAGTTCGCCGCCGAAATCCGCTCGCTGCGGAAACCCGAACCCTACAAGGGCAAGGGGATCCGCTACCAGGGCGAACAAGTTAAGATCAAACCCGGTAAGTCGGCGACCAAGTAG
- the rplR gene encoding 50S ribosomal protein L18 — MDKNKKLGKQRLRRRNHVRNVLRGSAERPRLCVQRSLKHFSVQLVDDNTGRTLASASTRDKALRDSVKVGGNCDGAAEVGKAIAEKAEAAGIKEVKLDRGHNKYHGRVKAFADAARESGLVL; from the coding sequence ATGGACAAAAACAAGAAACTCGGAAAGCAACGACTTCGTCGACGCAACCACGTCCGCAACGTCCTTCGTGGGTCCGCCGAACGGCCGCGTCTGTGCGTTCAGCGCTCGCTGAAACACTTCTCGGTGCAGTTGGTCGACGACAACACCGGACGCACGTTGGCCAGCGCCAGCACGCGGGACAAGGCCCTGCGTGACAGCGTCAAGGTCGGCGGCAACTGCGACGGTGCCGCGGAAGTCGGGAAGGCGATCGCCGAAAAGGCCGAAGCCGCGGGGATCAAAGAAGTGAAACTCGATCGCGGACACAACAAGTATCACGGACGCGTCAAAGCGTTCGCAGACGCCGCCCGTGAAAGCGGGCTCGTGCTTTAG
- the rpsE gene encoding 30S ribosomal protein S5, with the protein MLDRVVKIKRCAAVVKGGRRFSFAAMVVVGDGQGKVGWGYGKANEVPPSVQKATKQATRDMVNVPLVEGSIPHQVWGSFGAAKVTLIPAGAGTGIIAGQAVRAVCEACGIHDILTKSYGTNNPVTLVKATVEALKQLRTREETAALRGLSVEELSA; encoded by the coding sequence TTGCTCGACCGCGTGGTGAAGATCAAACGCTGTGCGGCAGTCGTGAAAGGCGGTCGTCGTTTCAGCTTTGCCGCAATGGTCGTCGTCGGCGACGGCCAAGGCAAGGTCGGCTGGGGGTACGGCAAGGCCAACGAAGTGCCGCCGAGCGTCCAAAAGGCGACCAAGCAAGCGACCCGTGACATGGTCAATGTCCCACTGGTCGAAGGCAGCATTCCGCACCAGGTCTGGGGCAGCTTCGGAGCCGCCAAAGTCACCCTGATTCCGGCCGGTGCCGGTACCGGGATCATCGCCGGACAAGCCGTTCGGGCGGTCTGTGAAGCCTGTGGCATCCACGACATTCTGACCAAATCCTACGGCACCAATAACCCGGTCACGCTGGTCAAAGCGACCGTGGAAGCCCTCAAGCAACTGCGGACTCGCGAAGAGACCGCTGCCCTGCGTGGGTTGTCCGTTGAAGAATTGTCCGCCTAA
- the rplO gene encoding 50S ribosomal protein L15, whose amino-acid sequence MNLNDVHRGIQKNRKRKRIGRGPGSGTGKTSARGHKGHKSRSGYSRKPSFQGGAMPMFRRVPKRGFNNRFAVNVFAVNVGKLNDVFEDGAEVTLEAMAAKDVAKGSFDEVKILGDGELTKKLTVSAHRFSKSAEEKITAAGGTVNKLVAKRTPEERVAALKQA is encoded by the coding sequence ATGAACCTGAATGATGTCCATCGCGGAATTCAAAAGAACCGCAAACGTAAACGTATCGGGCGTGGCCCCGGCAGCGGCACCGGTAAAACGTCGGCCCGCGGCCACAAAGGTCACAAGAGCCGCAGCGGATACAGCCGCAAACCCAGCTTCCAAGGCGGGGCGATGCCGATGTTCCGCCGCGTCCCCAAGCGTGGTTTCAACAACCGCTTTGCCGTCAACGTCTTCGCCGTCAACGTCGGCAAGCTCAATGACGTGTTCGAAGACGGTGCCGAAGTCACGCTGGAAGCGATGGCCGCCAAAGATGTCGCCAAGGGCAGCTTCGACGAGGTCAAAATCCTGGGCGATGGCGAGCTGACGAAGAAACTGACCGTCTCGGCCCACCGGTTCAGCAAGTCGGCCGAAGAAAAGATCACCGCCGCCGGCGGAACGGTCAACAAATTGGTCGCCAAGCGGACCCCGGAAGAACGCGTCGCCGCGCTGAAACAAGCCTGA